CCGGTTGGCAAGAGCGCACGCTCGCCTCAACAAGTCGCGCAATGCGTGTCGCAGAAATGGGCTGACAAGTCGCAGCAGCCCGTTACGCTACAGAACAGACTCGCGAACGATCAGGCGTTCGACGTGCTGCTGCCGGGGGAACGCCCCGGGGGTGCCGCGCTGGTCATCCAACCCGATCCGTCCGGCAAGGGGTCGTGGGTCGGCATCCGCGGCAGCGGCTATCGGGACGCGACGGCTGACGTGAATAGCTGCCTGTAGCGGCGCGCCGTGCAGCGGCCGGCCGCTGCGCGGCGTCACTGGCTCGCCGCGGCCGGCGTACCGTACAGCTTCACCCGCGAGCGGGCGCGCAATGCATCGACATAGCTGGCCCATTCAGCGTCGCCGAGCACTTGGCCGATTTGCAGTTGCGCGCCGCTTAAGCGTTGCGCGTCGATGCTCGACGGCATATCCACCGCGTTCACACGGTAGATCGCATAGCCGGCATCACCCAGATCAACGCCGACGTAAGCAGGTAGCTTTTGCGGATCGACTTTGAATATCGCGGCAACCGCTTGCGGCGGCACCCCTCGCGTATCGGCCCGCGTCACTTTGGTGACGGCCGAAAATCCAGCCGTGGACTCCGATTTCTGGACTTCAGCTAGTTTCGCTTCGCCTTGCTGACGAGCTTTATCCGCCGACAGCTGCGCGACTACCTTTTGCCGCACTTGCGCTGCGACCGTGTCGTACGGTTGAACGGAGGCCGGCTTGTAGTCCACCACGCGCGCCGATACGAGCGTATTGTTGCCGACATCGATCGCCGGTGTGTTGTGCTTGCTCTTGACGGAGTCGTCAGCAAACACGGCGGCAAGCAGCTTCGGATTGTTTAGTGGGCGCGTCAGTGGCAATGCTGGATTGCCTTCCCGCATCAATGTCGCGGTCTGGATTGTCAACTTGAACTTGTCTGCGGCCGGCTTCAAGCTATCGGACTGCTCGTAGACCATGTTCGTGAACGCCTCGGCTTGTTCCACATAGGCCTTGGTGGCCTGCTCGGCCTTCAACTCGGTCGCGATCGTCGCCTTGACCTCGTCAAACGGCTTGGTCTGTTCCGGCTTGATATCCGTCACCTTGATGATGTGATAGCCGAAATCGCTTTGCACGATGCTGCTGATCTGGTCCTTTTTCAGCTTGAAGGCGGCGTCGGAGAACGGCTTGACCATCATGCCCGGCCCAAAGAAGCCGAGGTCGCCGCCCTTGTTCTTGGAACCGGGGTCGTCCGAATTCTGTTGCGCCAGCTTGGCAAACTGCTCCGGATGCGCGGTGACCTGAGCGAGAATCGACTCGGCCTTCTGCCGAGCCTTGTCGCGCTCCGCCTGGCTCGCGCTGGCGGCAACCGCGATCAGGATGTGGCTGGCGCGCACTTCGCCGGGCGTCTTGAACTTTGCTGCGTGGTCGTCGTAGTACTTCTTCAGTTCCGCCTCGCTCGGCTGCGCGCGCTGCGCGAGTGCATCGGCCGACAGCATCAGGTACTCAACGCTCGCGCGCTCCGGCATCGCGAACGCGTCATGGTGCGCATCGTAGTATTGCTTAAGCTGTACATCGCTCGGTTGTACCTTGTCCGCATAGTCGGTCGCACGCAGCATCAGGCCCTGCACTTCACGGCTCTGTTCCGACAGGCTCGCCAGCTGCTGCGCGAGGGACTTGGGCGCAAACGCGCTTGCTTGGATGCCGTCCGGCAACTGGCGGCTCGCCAATTGGTAGCGTACACGCTCGTCGAACAATTCCGGCGTCATGCCTTGCATCGCCAACAATTGCTTGTATTGGTCCACGTCATACGTGCCGTCGGGCTTGCGCAACGCGGCGATCGCCGGGATGCTTTGCTCCGCACGCAGCACTGCTTGGTCAGACGCGCTCAGATGCAGGTCCTCGGTTGCCTTGGCCAGCACACGCTGCTGCACCAGGCTATCGAGGATCGCACGACGCATTTCTGGCGTATCAATTGCCTTTGCATCGAAGTTTGCGCCCAACACCTGGCGCGCGCGATCGAGCTGCTCGCGCATTGCACCCTCGTATTCGGCCCGGGTGATCTTGCGGCCGGCGACACTCGCGACGTCCGCGCTGTCATCAAAGAAGTTGCGAAAGCCCTGAACGCCGACGAAGCCGAGCCCTGGTGCGATGAGAATCACCAACAGGAACATCATCAGGCGCTTGTGGTTACGAAAGAAGTCGAGCATGAGATCGATTGGGTACGTTACGCAGCCGGCAAGGCCGACAATCAACAAACGCTCGATATTACCTTACCACGACGAGCGGGCAAATCGCGTGGGCGGCAAAGTAACTGACTGCGTCCGCTGAAACGGACGCGGCAGTACGGCGCAGCATCGTGCCGTGCCTGTGCAGTGGCGGTCACAGAGCCGGGTTTGGTACGTTGACGTCCGCCGTCATGAGGGCCATCGCCCTGCAGAAAAAACCGCGGTGTTGTTCAAACCAGCGTGCCGCGCCTACTCGCCGCCGTAAAACCAGCCAGCACAAGCGCTGCCAGTGCGAGTGGGACAAACGACAGCCAGAGTACCGTGTGCCATCCGTAGGCCGTCAGCAGGCCGCCTGACAAGAAGGACCCGAAGGCCATCGTTCCGAACACGATAAAGTCATTAAGCGACTGCACTCGCACCTTCTCTTCCGGCCGATGGCATTCGAGCACGAGGGCTGATGCGCCCACAAAGCCGAAGTTCCACCCGACGCCGAGCAGAATAAGCGTGAGCCAGAAATGCGCCACCTCAACACCGAGCAAGCCTGTCGCGGCTGAAAGCGCGATGAGCGCCAGCCCCGCCGTGACGACCCGCCCTGCACCGAACCGCACAATCAGGGTGCCCGTGAAGAAGCCTGGTGCGTACATCGCGATCACATGCCATTGAACACCAAGATTGGACGACGCCTGTGATAGGCCGCACATTTGCATCGCCAAAGGAGCGGCTGTCATGAGAAAGTTCATTAACAAATAGGAGACGACCGCACAGATCACCGCGGTAACGAACTGGGGCTGGCGCACGATGGTGGTGATCGGGCGGCCGCCGGCAACCTCTGTCATGGTCGGCCTCGGAAGACGGACCCCTTGCAGGAGGAATGCAGACAACACGCCCACCCCCGCTTGCGCCAGAAAGGTCGCCGCGAATGGATACGGTGTCCACAGGCTCATGGTCCCGGTAACGAGCTGAGGACCGATGACCCCGGCAAAAACCCCACCTGCCATGACGAACGATAGTGCACGTGAGCGCTGATCGTGCGGCACGCAATCTGCGGCGGCGAAGCGGAAGGAAAGCACCACGGCCGCATAAGCGCCGCCGAAAAACGTCGCGACGCAAAATAGCCAGAATGAGCCCAACATGACAGCCCAAGCCGCAAGCAGGCCAGCAAGTACGCCGCATCCGGCGCCAATCATGAAAGCGGCACGGCGGCCCCAGCGCTGGGCGATCGCCCCGGCTGGCAACGATGATGCGGCCATCCCGACGACAAAGACCGAGATCGGCAGGGTCGCCAGAGCATGACTGGGCGCGAGCGTGTTTCCGACGATCGCCCCCGTCGCATATATGACGGTCGAGTTCGCGCCGGCGAGTGCTTGCGCGATGGTGAGCCTGGCGACATTGCCCTTTGCGCGCGCGTAAAGAGCCGACGAGGACGCGTCAATCGTGGTGCCGGCACTGACTTCTGACATAGGATTCCCCCTGATAATCGCGGCCTCGCCGCGGTCAAGCACAGCCTTGCCGATCTGGGTCATTCGAGAAACCGTGTCCCCGGTCCGGTAAAGCAACAATCACGCGTCGACAAACGAGATAACTCGCGAAGTCGCGCGCGCCGACAACGTGGCCACTACCGGTGATGCCAAGCAGGCACCAAGTGGCAGCCAAACTTCATTGCTTGCGATGCTTTTTTCTTCGACAACACGAAACAAAAAACCCGCATTGCCAATAGCCATGCGGGTTTCCAGTACGGCAGCAGTCTTCTTCAGACCGCGCGGGACAGCTTCGCAAAACGGGATGGTGGGTGCTGAGGGGTTCGAACCCCCGACCTACGCCTTGTAAGGGCGCCGCTCTACCAACTGAGCTAAGCACCCGTTCGCCGTCGCGTCCAACAGAGCTGATTAGTTTAGCGCACCTTTGATCGCTTTACCAGCAATTTAATAGCAAAAAATTGTACAGTTGGGGACGCCGCCACGCCGGCATCACAGACGGTACGCTCCAAACAATCAAACACGGTAGCATTTCGAAAGCTAAAGGGTTACTCGCAATTAGCGACGTCGGGCAAGGCTAAATTCACAATGGCGTTCCGGCGCTATTGGGTCGAGAATTATCTACATACCGGCCCGAGGATTTAAGCGTACTACGGATGCACGGCGATTCTATGTACCCTGCGCTGCACGACGATGACAATATCCTTATCAATCAATCGTTTACTTCTTCAAGTACGGCATCTATGTTATTCAAGTGAATGGTCAGATACTTGTGAAGCGGCTGCAACGCTTGCACGGCCCTTATCTTCGGGCCATCTACGCGCACGCACACTACCCACCCTATGAGGTGCCGATAGAAGACGCGAATGATCAGCAAAGATTCGCTTTAATCGAGCGCGTGCTGTGGTACGGGCGGCAATTGTAAGGCCGCCCGCCGCATGAGCGTGCGTTGGCGTAGTTGCATCCTGCGCGCACCCATCCATTACAGTTAATCAGGGTAGAACGACACGGACAGCACCTGATCCATCGACCACGGGCAGGCGTCGGGGAACACATCCAAGCCGGTCTCCTCAACGGCCTTGGAAACTGCATCAGCCCAAGTCCGGGCAATCCAGTTCTGATTGGACAAAGAGTTTTTAAGGCTAGGCGTATCGTTTAGCGCGGCGTCCAATGCCCGCCGTTGCTCCTTGATCGTGCGTTGCCAGCTTGAACCCCGTCGGCCCGACTGGTACTGCCACTTGAGCAGGTGAGCCAGAAGCACAGCCATCCGGTTCGCCAATTCACGTTGTTCGCTCTTGCCCACGTCCTCGATCTCCTCCGCGATGTGCTCGATGTCCAGAGCCGAGAACTGACCGGCGCGCAGCAGTGCGGCCTGTTCGTTGGCCCACGCCACCACGTCCTGTTCGTACTTGGTTCCCATTTACGTGCTCCACTAAGCTCAAAGCGTGTGAGGTTTTCATTATCACACACAGAGAGAGAGACCCACACTACCATTTGGCTCCCAAAAACAGCAGCGGATGTGACGTGTCCGCTGCACAAGCAACCATGAACAATATAATAACTAGTTCGTCCTGAACAATTAACTCTGCTCTGCGGTAAGTTCATGCCGCCGGCGCCATGTAAGCCTCGCGATTGAGCAGAGCAACCCGGATCAGGGCGTAAAAAAGCCGCAGCTTCCTGAAAATCATCCGCAGGTTGTGGCCGGCGCCGCACAGCACTGCATGGATGGCATTGCCTAGCGCCCCTTTAAGCCAGTTGCGATCGAGCTT
This sequence is a window from Mycetohabitans rhizoxinica HKI 454. Protein-coding genes within it:
- a CDS encoding SurA N-terminal domain-containing protein; this translates as MLDFFRNHKRLMMFLLVILIAPGLGFVGVQGFRNFFDDSADVASVAGRKITRAEYEGAMREQLDRARQVLGANFDAKAIDTPEMRRAILDSLVQQRVLAKATEDLHLSASDQAVLRAEQSIPAIAALRKPDGTYDVDQYKQLLAMQGMTPELFDERVRYQLASRQLPDGIQASAFAPKSLAQQLASLSEQSREVQGLMLRATDYADKVQPSDVQLKQYYDAHHDAFAMPERASVEYLMLSADALAQRAQPSEAELKKYYDDHAAKFKTPGEVRASHILIAVAASASQAERDKARQKAESILAQVTAHPEQFAKLAQQNSDDPGSKNKGGDLGFFGPGMMVKPFSDAAFKLKKDQISSIVQSDFGYHIIKVTDIKPEQTKPFDEVKATIATELKAEQATKAYVEQAEAFTNMVYEQSDSLKPAADKFKLTIQTATLMREGNPALPLTRPLNNPKLLAAVFADDSVKSKHNTPAIDVGNNTLVSARVVDYKPASVQPYDTVAAQVRQKVVAQLSADKARQQGEAKLAEVQKSESTAGFSAVTKVTRADTRGVPPQAVAAIFKVDPQKLPAYVGVDLGDAGYAIYRVNAVDMPSSIDAQRLSGAQLQIGQVLGDAEWASYVDALRARSRVKLYGTPAAASQ
- a CDS encoding MFS transporter gives rise to the protein MSEVSAGTTIDASSSALYARAKGNVARLTIAQALAGANSTVIYATGAIVGNTLAPSHALATLPISVFVVGMAASSLPAGAIAQRWGRRAAFMIGAGCGVLAGLLAAWAVMLGSFWLFCVATFFGGAYAAVVLSFRFAAADCVPHDQRSRALSFVMAGGVFAGVIGPQLVTGTMSLWTPYPFAATFLAQAGVGVLSAFLLQGVRLPRPTMTEVAGGRPITTIVRQPQFVTAVICAVVSYLLMNFLMTAAPLAMQMCGLSQASSNLGVQWHVIAMYAPGFFTGTLIVRFGAGRVVTAGLALIALSAATGLLGVEVAHFWLTLILLGVGWNFGFVGASALVLECHRPEEKVRVQSLNDFIVFGTMAFGSFLSGGLLTAYGWHTVLWLSFVPLALAALVLAGFTAASRRGTLV
- a CDS encoding DUF29 domain-containing protein — translated: MGTKYEQDVVAWANEQAALLRAGQFSALDIEHIAEEIEDVGKSEQRELANRMAVLLAHLLKWQYQSGRRGSSWQRTIKEQRRALDAALNDTPSLKNSLSNQNWIARTWADAVSKAVEETGLDVFPDACPWSMDQVLSVSFYPD